In Carya illinoinensis cultivar Pawnee chromosome 6, C.illinoinensisPawnee_v1, whole genome shotgun sequence, a single genomic region encodes these proteins:
- the LOC122313530 gene encoding spermine synthase-like, with protein MEGGAGRGLECQKTMDGKVNNRNGSEKVLPSCCLKASSSDPELEAKCHSTVVSGWFSETHSCSGKAGKKVYFNNPMWPGEAHSLVVEKVLYKGKSEFQEVLVFESSTYGKVLVLDGIVQLTEKDECAYQEMIAHLPLCSIPLPKTVLVVGGGDGGVLREISRHSSVEQIDICEIDKMVIDVSKKFFPELAVGFEDPRVHLYIADAVDFLRCAPKGKYDAIIVDSSDPVGPAQELVGKPFFETLARALRPGGVLCNMAESMWLHTHLIQDMISTCRQTFKGSVHYAWASVPTYPSGVIGFLICSTDGPPVDFINPINPIEKLEGALKHKRELRFYNSEMHSAAFALPSFLKREVAFLRDSPISGQPICIS; from the exons aTGGAGGGCGGCGCAGGAAGAGGTTTGGAATGCCAGAAGACTATGGATGGGAAGGTGAATAACCGGAATGGCTCAGAGAAGGTTCTCCCTTCTTGTTGTTTGAAGGCTAGCTCTTCAGACCCTGAGCTCGAGGCAAAATGCCATTCAACTGTTGTTTCTGGGTGGTTTTCAGAAACTCACTCTTGCTCTG GGAAAGCTGGCAAAAAGGTTTATTTTAACAACCCGATGTGGCCTG GAGAAGCCCATTCACTGGTAGTGGAAAAGGTTTTGTACAAGGGAAAGTCAGAGTTTCAAGAGGTCCTGGTTTTTGAG TCCTCAACATATGGGAAAGTACTTGTACTTGATGGCATTGTTCAACTGACAGAGAAAGATGAATGCGCCTACCAGGAGATGATTGCTCATCTTCCACTTTGTTCTATTCCATTGCCCAAAACT GTTCTGGTTGTTGGTGGCGGTGATGGTGGTGTTCTTAGAGAGATTTCTCGCCATAGCTCTGTGGAGCAAATTGACATATGCGAGATAGATAAGATGGTAATTGAT gtctctaaaaagttttttcctGAGTTGGCTGTTGGATTTGAGGACCCTCGTGTCCACCTTTATATTGCCGATG CTGTTGATTTTCTTCGGTGTGCACCCAAGGGGAAGTATGATGCTATCATTGTTGATTCATCGGACCCTGTGG GTCCCGCTCAGGAGCTTGTAGGGAAGCCTTTTTTTGAGACTCTAGCTAGAGCATTAAGGCCTGGTGGTGTCCTTTGTAACATGGCAGAAAGCATGTGGCTCCATACTCATCTTATTCAAGATATGATCTCTACTTGCCGTCAAACATTCAAGGGTTCTGTCCATTATGCCTGGGCTAGCGTTCCAACATATCCAAG TGGCGTGATAGGATTTCTTATATGCTCAACTGATGGGCCACCTGTTGATTTTATAAATCCCATCAATCCTATTGAGAAGTTAGAAGGAGCTCTCAAGCATAAAAGAGAACTAAGGTTCTACAACTCAGAG ATGCATTCAGCTGCATTTGCCTTGCCATCCTTTCTGAAAAGGGAGGTGGCCTTTCTTCGTGATTCTCCAATCTCGGGACAACCAATCTGCATTTCCTAG